In the genome of Methylocystis iwaonis, one region contains:
- a CDS encoding methyltransferase domain-containing protein has protein sequence MAEGYLLDNARREAGVRFEALSTLFDSWTFSRIEALGVAPGWRCWEVGAGSATVPNRLAALVGPAGRILASDIDTSWAEGATAAGVEVHQHDVAAEPPLWSDLDLVHARLVLVHVPDRARALRNMVDALKLGGWLMIEDADPALQPLACPDERGPEQALANKVRDGFRTLMKGRGVDLAYGRKLPRLLRDAGLAEVKAEAFFPVAHPASAVLERATIEMLRPQLSAAGLVTHEEIEQNIANIATGQLDLMTAPLITAWGRKL, from the coding sequence ATGGCTGAAGGTTATCTTTTAGATAATGCGCGGCGCGAAGCGGGCGTTCGCTTCGAAGCGCTCTCGACTTTGTTCGACTCGTGGACGTTCTCCCGGATCGAGGCACTTGGCGTTGCTCCCGGTTGGCGCTGCTGGGAGGTTGGAGCGGGCAGCGCGACCGTACCGAATAGGTTGGCAGCCCTTGTAGGCCCGGCTGGTCGGATTCTCGCATCCGATATCGACACCTCTTGGGCCGAAGGCGCAACCGCCGCAGGCGTCGAGGTGCATCAGCATGATGTCGCGGCAGAACCGCCCTTGTGGTCGGACCTCGACCTCGTGCATGCCCGGCTTGTGCTGGTTCATGTGCCCGACCGCGCACGGGCGCTCCGCAATATGGTTGATGCGCTCAAGCTCGGCGGCTGGCTTATGATCGAGGACGCCGACCCGGCGCTTCAGCCGCTCGCCTGCCCTGATGAGCGTGGCCCCGAGCAGGCGCTGGCAAACAAGGTGCGCGACGGCTTTCGGACGCTGATGAAAGGGCGCGGTGTCGATCTCGCTTATGGTCGCAAGCTCCCCCGGCTGCTGCGCGACGCTGGGCTAGCCGAAGTGAAGGCGGAAGCCTTCTTCCCCGTCGCGCACCCTGCAAGCGCTGTTCTTGAACGGGCGACCATCGAGATGTTGCGCCCGCAGCTCTCTGCTGCGGGCCTGGTCACACACGAAGAGATCGAGCAAAACATCGCAAATATAGCCACAGGCCAGCTCGATCTTATGACGGCGCCTTTGATCACCGCGTGGGGGCGCAAGCTCTGA
- the mobQ gene encoding MobQ family relaxase, producing MAIYHLSVKTVSRSAGRSATAAAAYRAAEEIVCEREGRVHDYTRKQGVAHTEIIVPHDATWAVSREALWNKAELAENRKNSTVAREYEIALPAELSGPARIELARDFARAISERYGVAADIAVHAPNRHRDDRNWHAHILTTTRRVTADGLGAKTRILDDQKTGPAQVSQLRSLWAEMTNQALERNGHEQRVTEKSYASILEEKHEALAQTAEGSAERVAAQKEVLRVHTLAENLAPHLGPAVAAMEARERRRAEHEGRDYEPTTQIGAEMHRASRVRETLRGYLQAFGAYARESYALAHERFQLALSLFGGERWSATGEPERGASTALGVLSGRAAEAAIGTRGRETATPAAARDLPPEEIERGSFLERREQGAQLEGGREFVARAQVPDAGAAPTREDPLLKLARSILAEGDQRPAARRQESAAASPPTSGSPGVDVSAREAVAAAKEAYETARAVDAARAAYESARQAQLEAERLRALEEERQRAEAQTQKEAERQRGQSQGRSHDM from the coding sequence ATGGCCATCTATCATTTGAGCGTGAAAACGGTTTCACGATCGGCAGGCCGCAGCGCCACGGCGGCCGCGGCCTATCGCGCCGCCGAAGAGATCGTATGCGAGCGCGAGGGGCGCGTGCACGATTACACGCGCAAGCAAGGCGTCGCGCATACGGAGATCATCGTCCCTCACGACGCCACGTGGGCCGTGTCGCGCGAGGCGCTGTGGAACAAGGCGGAGCTTGCTGAGAACCGGAAGAACTCCACGGTCGCGCGCGAATATGAAATCGCGCTGCCGGCGGAGCTGTCGGGCCCGGCGCGCATCGAGCTGGCGCGGGATTTCGCGCGGGCGATTTCGGAGCGCTATGGGGTCGCGGCTGACATTGCGGTCCATGCGCCAAATCGCCATCGCGACGATCGCAACTGGCATGCTCACATTTTGACGACGACGCGCCGGGTTACGGCCGATGGGCTCGGCGCGAAGACGCGTATTCTCGACGACCAGAAGACCGGTCCCGCGCAAGTTTCTCAGCTGCGTTCTCTCTGGGCCGAGATGACGAATCAGGCGCTGGAGCGCAATGGTCACGAGCAGCGCGTCACCGAGAAATCCTACGCATCGATTTTGGAGGAGAAGCACGAGGCCCTGGCGCAGACTGCCGAGGGCTCTGCCGAGCGGGTCGCGGCGCAAAAGGAGGTTCTCAGAGTCCACACGCTTGCGGAGAACCTCGCACCGCATCTGGGTCCCGCGGTCGCGGCAATGGAAGCGCGGGAGCGTCGGCGGGCCGAGCATGAGGGCAGGGACTATGAGCCGACGACGCAGATCGGCGCGGAAATGCACCGCGCGAGCCGCGTGCGGGAGACTTTGCGCGGCTACTTGCAGGCGTTCGGCGCCTATGCGCGGGAGAGCTACGCCCTTGCTCATGAGCGGTTCCAATTGGCGCTCTCGCTTTTTGGGGGCGAGCGTTGGAGCGCGACGGGCGAGCCGGAGAGGGGTGCGTCGACAGCGCTCGGGGTTTTGTCGGGCCGCGCGGCAGAGGCGGCGATCGGGACGCGCGGCAGAGAGACCGCCACGCCGGCGGCGGCGCGCGACCTTCCGCCGGAAGAAATCGAGCGGGGGAGCTTTCTGGAGCGCCGGGAACAGGGCGCGCAGCTGGAGGGCGGGCGAGAGTTTGTGGCGCGGGCGCAGGTTCCTGACGCCGGCGCGGCGCCGACGCGAGAGGACCCGCTCTTGAAGCTGGCGCGATCCATTCTGGCGGAGGGCGATCAGAGACCGGCGGCGCGGCGCCAGGAGAGCGCTGCCGCCTCGCCCCCCACGTCCGGCTCCCCCGGCGTCGACGTGAGCGCTCGCGAGGCCGTCGCGGCGGCGAAAGAGGCCTATGAGACCGCCCGCGCGGTCGACGCGGCGCGCGCAGCCTATGAAAGCGCGCGGCAGGCACAGCTCGAGGCGGAGCGGTTGCGCGCGCTCGAGGAAGAGCGGCAAAGAGCGGAGGCGCAAACTCAGAAGGAAGCCGAGCGGCAGCGCGGGCAAAGTCAAGGGCGCTCCCACGACATGTAA
- a CDS encoding helix-turn-helix domain-containing protein: MAAEGRHGWTISCRSDAGAKSAACATGVVARPRRGGPGSGDFADPGRLDERAHRRGFWRSRRIVRDWRSTFMREGVDGLASRRAAGRPPIKAMAALSVADEILSAPVADRPNWTLPRLSSEIERRTGVTISKSRLSVVLRKKGV, translated from the coding sequence GTGGCGGCGGAGGGGCGTCATGGTTGGACGATCTCCTGTCGCAGCGACGCAGGAGCAAAGAGCGCGGCTTGCGCAACTGGCGTCGTCGCACGACCGCGGCGAGGCGGACCGGGCTCGGGCGATTTTGCTGACCCTGGACGGCTGGACGAGCGCGCGCATCGGCGCGGCTTTTGGCGTTCGCGAAGAATCGTACGCGACTGGCGCTCGACTTTTATGCGCGAGGGCGTCGACGGGCTGGCGTCGCGCAGGGCGGCCGGACGCCCGCCGATCAAGGCGATGGCGGCGCTATCCGTCGCGGACGAAATTCTTTCTGCTCCTGTCGCGGATCGTCCGAACTGGACGCTGCCACGGCTCTCGTCCGAGATCGAACGACGCACGGGCGTCACCATTTCCAAGTCGCGGCTTTCGGTCGTGCTGCGAAAAAAAGGGGTCTGA
- a CDS encoding DUF262 domain-containing protein, whose amino-acid sequence MATEPLKSILADINSQKIVLPQFQRDFVWPPSSVVKLLTSLFNGYPIGSLLLMENNESYDYRAIDGVTGARRQSEGETILVLDGQQRLTACWRAFFGTLESDRKYAGKYYFNYKEFVDVITEHGELDSSTLEDMFVFHKPPKVRNSLKNTADEMSAGLFPLDILFGQPRGSNYADWLQKYNFFMSEGDKAKFELLSKISSQFQTDFIEKVTGYQVNYEKITRDTSADVICTVFETINTTGVKLTVFDLLVAKCFKQDIRLRDKLDDAVTSYNNIAFFDANGTAIAAIQLPRIIGLLHNGQCKKGDLLKLPVNAISQNWETAVAALDKMLGMMRSDFGCAKLEFIPSMDIISPLSVILSDIRFNRQQHFVAFKRLYWNLVFSLYLSGAPESKSSKIVREWREMIHETSGVLNAEAIRMFSLGQDDMRDATKASGIYKGVISLLISEGARDFGKGRRPLNNTAAEIEDHHIFPQQFLRNSDIKGYMANGILNRTPVYGDTNREIGSISPEIYFNDKNIVGDGGIDAQTLERHAISLDLVTRPFSREVFDAFCNNRQRQLVLLIEHVTGQKIISS is encoded by the coding sequence ATGGCAACAGAGCCGCTCAAAAGTATTCTTGCAGATATTAATTCGCAAAAAATAGTTCTCCCACAATTCCAGCGCGATTTTGTCTGGCCGCCATCATCTGTAGTTAAATTATTGACGTCGCTATTCAATGGATATCCGATTGGTTCGCTGCTTTTGATGGAAAATAATGAGAGTTACGACTACCGCGCAATAGATGGAGTTACGGGCGCGCGGCGGCAATCCGAGGGCGAGACGATATTGGTGCTAGACGGCCAACAGCGACTTACGGCATGCTGGAGGGCTTTCTTCGGCACGCTTGAGTCAGATAGAAAGTATGCTGGGAAATATTACTTTAATTATAAGGAATTTGTTGATGTAATAACAGAGCATGGAGAGCTTGACTCTTCAACTTTAGAGGACATGTTTGTTTTCCATAAGCCGCCGAAGGTGCGTAATTCCTTAAAAAATACGGCAGATGAAATGTCGGCGGGCTTGTTCCCGCTAGATATTCTTTTTGGACAACCAAGAGGGAGTAACTATGCCGATTGGCTGCAAAAATACAATTTCTTCATGTCCGAGGGAGACAAAGCTAAGTTTGAGCTTCTATCAAAAATATCATCACAATTCCAAACTGATTTTATTGAAAAAGTTACAGGATATCAAGTTAACTACGAAAAAATTACGCGAGATACAAGTGCTGATGTTATATGTACTGTATTTGAAACAATCAATACGACAGGCGTCAAGCTAACTGTATTCGACTTGCTGGTTGCTAAGTGCTTTAAGCAAGATATTCGTCTTCGAGATAAGTTAGATGATGCCGTGACATCATATAATAATATAGCCTTTTTTGACGCCAATGGCACAGCAATAGCTGCAATCCAATTGCCGCGCATTATTGGTCTCTTGCATAACGGGCAATGCAAAAAAGGCGACCTTCTAAAATTACCGGTAAATGCCATCAGCCAAAATTGGGAGACGGCAGTTGCCGCGCTCGACAAAATGTTGGGTATGATGCGTAGCGATTTTGGCTGTGCGAAGTTAGAGTTCATTCCTTCTATGGATATAATTAGTCCGCTTTCTGTTATATTATCTGATATAAGATTTAATAGGCAGCAGCATTTTGTTGCATTCAAGCGGCTTTATTGGAATCTTGTATTTTCATTATATTTATCAGGAGCTCCAGAGAGCAAAAGTTCAAAAATTGTCCGTGAATGGCGTGAGATGATTCATGAGACTAGCGGTGTACTGAACGCCGAAGCGATTCGCATGTTTAGTCTTGGGCAGGATGACATGCGGGATGCTACTAAAGCTTCAGGAATATATAAAGGAGTGATATCGCTTTTAATTTCTGAAGGGGCGCGTGATTTTGGGAAAGGTCGTCGCCCACTAAATAATACTGCCGCAGAAATCGAGGATCATCATATTTTTCCTCAACAGTTTCTGCGTAATAGTGACATAAAAGGCTATATGGCTAATGGTATTCTTAATAGAACCCCTGTCTATGGAGACACAAACCGAGAAATTGGCTCTATCAGCCCAGAAATATACTTCAACGACAAAAACATTGTAGGCGACGGTGGCATAGATGCCCAGACCTTGGAGCGTCATGCCATTTCGTTAGATTTGGTAACGCGGCCTTTCAGCCGCGAGGTGTTCGACGCATTTTGCAATAACCGTCAACGGCAATTGGTGTTGCTAATCGAACATGTAACGGGACAGAAGATTATTTCTTCATAG
- a CDS encoding recombinase family protein produces MIFGYARVSTDGQSVDAQVKALRAAGAEKIFRETASGAKTDRAQLRRVIAALGEGDTLLVTRLDRLARSTRDLLNTLDAVAKAGAGFRSLHDAWADTTTPHGRLMLTVLGGLAEFERDLIHARTGEGRERAKARGVHMGRPPALTRHQQEEARRALADGSATQADLARRFNVNRSTISRLAT; encoded by the coding sequence ATGATTTTTGGCTACGCCCGCGTTTCCACTGACGGCCAGAGCGTTGATGCTCAGGTCAAGGCGTTGCGCGCCGCCGGGGCCGAGAAAATTTTCCGCGAGACGGCAAGCGGCGCGAAGACCGACCGGGCGCAGTTGCGTCGCGTGATCGCCGCCCTTGGCGAAGGCGACACGCTGTTAGTTACACGGCTCGACCGGCTGGCGCGCTCAACCCGTGACCTCTTGAATACGCTCGACGCCGTTGCGAAAGCCGGGGCCGGATTCCGCTCCCTGCATGACGCATGGGCCGACACCACGACGCCGCACGGGCGGCTTATGCTCACCGTCTTGGGAGGCTTGGCCGAATTCGAGCGCGATCTGATACACGCCCGCACGGGCGAGGGACGCGAGCGCGCCAAGGCGCGGGGCGTCCACATGGGCCGCCCCCCTGCTCTCACCCGCCATCAGCAGGAAGAGGCGCGGCGCGCGCTTGCGGACGGCAGCGCGACGCAGGCCGACCTGGCGC